The segment GCGCGCCACTCCGGCCCGCGGTCGACGTGGTCTTCTTCGACGACCAGTCCACAGTCGTCACAGACTATTTCGGACTGATCTGCACTGTTGACGAGGCTCTTCGACCCGCACTCGGGACACCCCTTGACCCCCTCCTCCTCGGTTTCGGTTTGCTCCGCGCGGCGCTCCCGTTGGCGAGTGGACCGTTTCATCATTATTCTATACTCACAGCCAACATTTAAACCCCCGGATGAAACCTTGTGAGTGACAACCACACAAAAACTGTGATAATAACTTCGAAAACCCGATGCCGCTACCGAACTACTGGAAAACGAGATAGCAAAACGACATTTCGGGTGGTTTTTGCGTGGTCAGTTTGTCGGTTTCGCCAACTGTGAAACCTCGACCATCACGTCGTTACTGTCCGGGTTCGTATCTCGGAACGTCCACGAACGGTTGAAAGTCATTCCTG is part of the Haladaptatus cibarius D43 genome and harbors:
- a CDS encoding TFIIB-type zinc ribbon-containing protein; translation: MKRSTRQRERRAEQTETEEEGVKGCPECGSKSLVNSADQSEIVCDDCGLVVEEDHVDRGPEWRA